One window of Scheffersomyces stipitis CBS 6054 chromosome 1, whole genome shotgun sequence genomic DNA carries:
- a CDS encoding predicted protein, translated as MVRALKHHEQKLLKKVDFLDWKQDQGHRDTQVMRTYHIQNREDYHKYNKMCGEIRKLAHKLSLLQPTDPFRIKHEQLLLEKLYNMGVLATKSKISDLENKVTVSAFCRRRIGVVMCRLKMAETMSDAVTFVEQGHVRVGPNVITDPAYLVTRNLEDYLTWVDTSKIKRNLLKYKNKIDDYDLA; from the coding sequence ATGGTCAGGGCGTTGAAACACCATGAGCAGAAGTTGCTAAAGAAAGTTGACTTTCTTGACTGGAAGCAGGACCAGGGTCATAGAGATACCCAGGTGATGAGAACGTACCATATTCAGAACAGAGAAGACTATCATaaatacaacaagatgtGTGGTGAAATCCGAAAATTGGCGCATAAGTTGTCGCTATTACAACCAACCGATCCGTTCAGAATAAAGCATGAACagttattgttggaaaaattgtacaatatgGGAGTGTTGGCtaccaagtccaagattTCAGATTTAGAGAATAAGGTCACAGTCAGTGCCTTttgtcgaagaagaatcgGTGTAGTCATGTGTCGTCTCAAAATGGCGGAGACCATGAGTGATGCCGTGACTTTTGTAGAACAAGGCCATGTCAGAGTTGGTCCTAATGTGATCACAGACCCAGCATACTTGGTGACGAGAAACTTGGAGGATTACTTGACATGGGTGGACacttccaagatcaagagaAACTTACTCAAGTACAAAAACAAGATCGACGACTACGACTTGGCTTAG
- a CDS encoding mitochondrial 54S ribosomal protein YmL16: MFSRLPGYGAFSVRAFSQTTVVRSHIGKLPIKLSESVQCTVEDIPLEFCKSFTRGKDRYVLDRQVVIKGPKGVLKTAVPKFIQVHQDSESNSISVTVENPKEKIQRSMWGTVRSLLQNNLIGTTEGHLAIVKFVGTGYRGILETGSNGEKLVSLKIGLPYTPKLAIPEGLTVSSPGPTRLVIEGTDKQQVKLFAAVIREFKKPEPYKGKGIFVDDETIKLKEKKIK, translated from the coding sequence ATGTTTTCCAGGCTCCCAGGATATGGTGCTTTCTCTGTGCGTGCCTTCTCGCAGACTACGGTGGTGCGTTCGCACATAGGAAAGTTGCCTATAAAACTCAGCGAGTCAGTACAATGCACAGTGGAAGACATTCCGTTGGAATTCTGCAAGTCTTTCACCAGAGGCAAAGACAGATACGTTCTAGACCGACAGGTGGTCATTAAGGGTCCCAAAGGTGTTTTGAAAACAGCTGTGCCCAAGTTTATTCAAGTCCATCAGGACTCTGAATCCAATTCCATCTCCGTCACAGTAGAAAACCCTAAGGAAAAAATTCAGAGATCGATGTGGGGAACTGTGAGatcacttcttcaaaacaaTTTGATCGGTACTACCGAAGGTCACTTGGCCATTGTAAAATTCGTAGGTACTGGTTACAGAGGAATTCTTGAGACCGGCAGTAACGGTGAAAAGTTGGTATCACTTAAGATTGGTTTACCATACACTCCCAAGCTTGCTATCCCAGAAGGTTTAACTGTGTCCTCGCCAGGTCCCACCAGATTAGTCATAGAGGGTACAGACAAACAGCAAGTCAAGTTGTTTGCTGCGGTGATCCGtgaattcaagaaaccAGAGCCATACAAGGGAAAGGGTATCTTTGTGGACGATGAGaccatcaagttgaaggaaaagaagatcaagtaA
- a CDS encoding mitochondrial 54S ribosomal protein YmL9 gives MVFSRGAAQITSIHAVPSMRTEVPVINHSLELSNLRKSLLNRPGLLGIKRGMISWFTEAGEQFAATVIEIDSCEVIKQKTVESDGYWSVLLGQIDKLKNVNEKELVKFEAAGVSPKQNIGEFRVRDKSGLIPVGTELKADYFSVGQLVDIKAVSKGKGFAGVMKRHGFKGLNASHGVSLSHRSAGGMGGNQDPGRVLPGKKMAGRMGGRNCTVFNNEVLHADGEAGILVVKGQIPGPARGFVKILDATKLYGKSLNDIKNNL, from the coding sequence ATGGTTTTCTCGCGGGGAGCTGCCCAGATTACCTCAATCCATGCTGTACCATCCATGAGAACTGAGGTTCCAGTCATCAACCACTCGTTGGAGTTATCCAACTTGAGAAAGAGTTTGTTGAACAGGCCAGGGTTGTTAGGCATAAAGCGCGGAATGATTTCATGGTTCACCGAAGCCGGTGAGCAGTTTGCGGCAACAGTTATCGAGATAGACTCTTGTGAAGTGATCAAGCAAAAGACTGTAGAATCAGATGGATACTGGTCCGTCTTACTTGGACAAatcgacaagttgaagaatgtcAACGAGAAGGAGTTAGTCAAGTTTGAAGCCGCTGGTGTTTCTCCCAAACAGAATATTGGCGAATTCAGAGTCAGAGACAAATCGGGTTTAATCCCTGTAGGCACAGAGTTGAAGGCAGACTACTTTTCTGTGGGACAATTGGTAGATATCAAGGCTGTATCCAAAGGTAAAGGTTTCGCAGGTGTGATGAAGAGACATGGTTTCAAAGGTTTAAATGCATCGCATGGTGTTTCTTTGTCCCACAGATCTGCCGGTGGTATGGGTGGTAACCAAGATCCAGGTAGAGTATTGCCAGGTAAGAAGATGGCTGGTAGAATGGGAGGAAGAAACTGCACTGTCTTCAATAATGAAGTTTTACATGCTGACGGAGAGGCTGGCATTTTGGTGGTCAAGGGCCAAATTCCAGGTCCAGCCAGAGGGTTTGTCAAGATTCTTGATGCTACCAAACTCTACGGAAAGTCGCTTAAtgatatcaagaacaatttgTAA
- a CDS encoding hypothetical serine-rich protein yields MQRSVNYWKEAVNLPTPSPNEEFLFAQTLAEYSFSPFVITNGYTYSVGLDQQLNFYANTASSQRPLIFPFFYLGNDNEVNYVVIKNYVLALSTQPDTTEWRVDLRTLQLHSYIDGSEFFFGICPTNAGVFTITTQRLTGCYGVSWIAYGLTSVSLTTTNLVQNVDTSRSVDWRTRTSTGLPAITLSSSSLPLESTLSKGSSSSSSYFSAFSSVSSDYSTTISFSETFSDSSSISSSSSSHSSGTSDTSSITNIDLMVLKNEPKFQQNSATSRYFSR; encoded by the exons ATGCAAAGGAGTGTCAATTACTGGAAGGAAGCAGTCAACTTACCTACTCCTTCTCCAAATGAGG AATTCTTGTTTGCTCAAACACTTGCTGAATACCTGTTTAGTCCATTTGTTATAACTAATGGCTACACATATCTGGTTGGATTAGATCAACAGCTCAACTTTTATGCAAATACAGCCTCTTCTCAGAGGCCACTaatatttccatttttctATCTTGGAAATG ATAATGAAGTCAATTACGTGGTCATAAAGAACTACGTATTGGCTCTTAGCACACAACCAGATACTACAGAATGGAGGGTCGACCTCAGAACTTTGCAATTGCATTCATACATTGACGGCAGCGAATTTTTCTTTGGGATATGTCCTACCAACGCTGGGGTGTTCACAATTACAACGCAGAGACTAACAGGATGTTACGGCGTATCTTGGATAGCATACGGTTTAACTTCTGTCTCCTTAACAACCACAAATCTTGTCCAAAATGTTGATACATCCAGATCGGTAGATTGGCGAACCCGAACATCTACAGGTTTGCCTGCTATTACTCTATCTTCATCACTGCTTCCATTAGAATCTACGCTACTGAaaggttcttcttcatcgtcttcatatttttcagcattttcttcagtttcttccGACTATTCTactacaatttcattttcagaaacattttcagattcatcCTCAATTAgttcttcgtcttcgtcgcattcttctggaacttcaGATACCTCTTCAATAACTAATATTGATTTGATGGTTCTAAAGAACGAGCCAAAGTTTCAACAAAACTCTGCAACCAGTAGATACTTCAGCAGA
- a CDS encoding predicted protein: MSSTLAAEVYDKFENEFVDCQSPTEPKALTDESLVPVSKGEFDKKFNEIDERFNEVNKNLTNLINKLNLGEVPNKEPKGKEKADATNAGNGSESQSDSESSSDSDEDSSENINTPISETLERGKGYSTSNSKEEIRRSVWRLIDKYEDQLQKLPELDTSPETIAKYKTTLKRVYTRIPPLKEIVLNDFNLKSTSKDTVFLDGHSTANKVYFYKLVAENIASILSENTATAFENEAGNVTLKKIIGYIETHDGNDCSAQIIEYIKKFKKIERLTNTSDIENHLVRITSVTDRQITQFLKTLNSRDAIAYFIYVNNSNESNVKALGRQLNEQYQAFKNDSSKVAAPLRHTFLKMRSDSNFIDMPSNSSDKQLQNKKSHTHGYKKNQNYTESQKNSGNKNFANN; this comes from the coding sequence ATGTCCTCCACTTTAGCTGCTGAAGTTTACGACAAGTTCGAAAATGAATTCGTTGATTGTCAATCTCCAACTGAACCCAAGGCCTTGACTGATGAATCATTAGTCCCTGTCCTGAAGGGTGAGTTTGATAAAAAATTCAACGAAATCGACGAAAGGTTCAATGAGGTAAACAAAAACCTTACGAACTTAATTAACAAGCTTAATCTCGGAGAAGTTCCAAACAAGGAACCAAAGGGTAAGGAAAAGGCTGATGCTACAAATGCTGGTAATGGATCAGAGTCCCAATCAGATTCGGAGTCATCGCTGGATTCTGACGAAGACCTGCTGGAAAATATTAACACTCCTATATCCGAGACCCTTGAAAGAGGTAAGGGATATAGTACTTCGAAttctaaagaagaaattagaaGGTCGGTATGGAGACTAATTGATAAATATGaagaccaacttcaaaagttgCCAGAATTGGATACAAGCCCTGAGACTATAGCCAAGTATAAGACCACACTCAAACGCGTCTACACTCGGATTCCGCCATTAAAGGAGATCGTATTGAATGACTTTAACCTCAAATCAACCTCAAAAGATACGGTTTTTCTTGACGGTCATAGTACAGCCAATAAGGTATACTTCTATAAATTAGTGGCCGAAAATATAGCAAGTATCCTAAGCGAAAACACAGCAACAGCTTTTGAAAACGAAGCTGGAAATGttacattgaagaaaatcatcGGATACATCGAAACTCACGATGGTAATGATTGTTCAGCACAGATCATTGAAtatatcaagaagtttaAAAAGATCGAAAGACTCACCAATACTTCAGATATTGAGAATCATCTTGTACGTATAACTTCCGTTACCGATCGTCAGATTACCCAGTTCTTAAAAACATTAAACTCCCGCGATGCTATTGCCTACTTCATATATGTCAACAACAGTAACGAATCAAATGTCAAAGCTTTAGGTAGACAACTAAATGAACAATACCAAGCTTTTAAAAATGATTCATCAAAGGTTGCAGCTCCACTCAGACATACATTTCTTAAAATGAGATCCGATTCAAATTTTATTGATATGCCTCTGAATTCGTCGGataaacaacttcaaaataagaaaagtCATACACATGGATACaaaaagaaccaaaatTACACTGAATCACAAAAGAACAGTGGAAATAAGAACTTCGCCAACAATTAA